One Pectobacterium polaris DNA window includes the following coding sequences:
- a CDS encoding MFS transporter has product MVSSSENTATKSLQPAFVVPRLSLMMFLEFFIWGSWSVTLGLVMTQHNLAAMIGDAFSAGPIASILSPFVLGMVVDRFFPSQKVMALLHLIGAVILWFVPAALINEDGSQLLILLFAYTLCFMPTLALTNNIAFHNLSNSEKSFPVVRVFGTIGWIVAGVCIGTAGISASVNIFYVAAACSAILAAYSLTLPHTPAPAKGLPLAVRDLFCADAFALLKKGHFLVFAICAMLISIPLGTYYAYTASFLSNAGISDVSTAMSFGQMSEIVFMLIIPLLFRKLGVKYMLFIGMLAWFVRYALFAMGVNEETRWLLYIGILLHGICYDFFFVIGFIYTDRIAGEKIKGQAQSMVVLFTYGIGMLLGSQVSGALYNRLFNNGTLNAPEIWATFWWIPAVAAAIIAVIFLFSFKYKEERA; this is encoded by the coding sequence ATGGTTTCTTCATCTGAAAACACAGCTACCAAATCGTTACAGCCGGCCTTCGTGGTTCCCAGACTGTCACTCATGATGTTTTTAGAGTTCTTCATCTGGGGTTCATGGTCTGTCACTCTGGGCCTGGTTATGACACAGCACAACTTGGCCGCCATGATTGGCGACGCCTTCTCTGCTGGGCCAATCGCTTCGATCCTGTCGCCGTTTGTACTGGGCATGGTGGTTGACCGCTTCTTCCCATCACAAAAAGTCATGGCGCTGCTGCACCTGATCGGCGCGGTCATCCTGTGGTTTGTGCCTGCCGCGTTAATCAACGAAGACGGCTCACAGCTGCTGATCCTGCTGTTCGCCTACACGCTGTGCTTTATGCCAACGCTGGCGTTAACCAACAACATCGCGTTCCATAACCTGAGCAACAGCGAGAAGAGCTTCCCGGTTGTGCGCGTCTTCGGCACCATCGGTTGGATCGTTGCCGGTGTCTGCATCGGGACGGCGGGCATCTCCGCAAGCGTCAATATCTTCTACGTCGCGGCCGCTTGCTCTGCCATTCTGGCTGCCTACAGCCTGACGCTGCCGCATACTCCAGCGCCGGCAAAAGGCTTGCCGCTGGCAGTGCGCGATCTGTTCTGTGCTGATGCGTTTGCGCTGCTGAAGAAAGGCCACTTTCTGGTGTTTGCCATCTGCGCCATGCTGATCTCTATTCCACTGGGCACCTACTACGCTTACACCGCATCCTTCCTGAGCAATGCGGGTATCAGCGACGTCAGCACCGCTATGTCGTTTGGTCAGATGTCCGAAATCGTCTTCATGCTGATCATTCCGCTGCTGTTTAGAAAGCTGGGCGTGAAGTACATGCTGTTCATCGGCATGCTGGCGTGGTTCGTACGCTATGCCCTCTTCGCGATGGGCGTGAATGAAGAAACGCGCTGGTTGCTCTACATCGGTATCCTGCTGCACGGCATCTGCTATGACTTCTTCTTCGTCATTGGCTTCATCTATACCGACCGCATCGCGGGAGAGAAAATCAAAGGTCAGGCACAAAGTATGGTGGTCCTGTTCACCTACGGTATCGGTATGCTGCTGGGCTCGCAGGTTTCCGGTGCACTCTATAACCGTCTCTTCAACAACGGCACGTTAAACGCGCCTGAAATCTGGGCGACCTTCTGGTGGATCCCTGCGGTTGCCGCAGCCATCATCGCCGTCATTTTCCTCTTCTCCTTCAAATATAAAGAAGAGCGGGCTTAA
- the glk gene encoding glucokinase: MTHFVLVGDVGGTNTRLALCDATTGELSQIETYSGLDFPSLEAAIRDYLDSRQVTVQDACIAIACPITGDWVAMTNHTWAFSIAEMKTSLGLRHFEVINDFTAVSMAVPVMTNSDLLQFGGGEPVPDKPIAVYGAGTGLGVAHLVHVANQWISLPGEGGHVDFAPNSDEEDKILSVLRQSLGHVSAERILSGQGLVNIYRAVVLSDDRTPEALEPKDITERAVNNTDVDCRRALSLFCVIMGRFGGNLALNLGTFGGVYIAGGIVPRFLEFFKASGFRAAFEDKGRFKGYMQDIPVYLITHEQPGLMGAGAYLRQVLGSAL; this comes from the coding sequence ATGACGCACTTTGTTTTAGTGGGCGATGTCGGCGGCACCAATACGCGTTTGGCGCTATGTGATGCTACAACGGGCGAATTGTCGCAAATCGAAACCTATTCCGGGCTGGATTTCCCTTCTCTGGAAGCGGCCATTCGTGATTATCTCGATTCGCGACAGGTCACGGTGCAGGATGCCTGTATCGCGATCGCTTGCCCGATTACCGGTGACTGGGTGGCAATGACGAACCACACCTGGGCGTTTTCCATCGCAGAAATGAAAACGAGTCTGGGTCTACGCCATTTTGAGGTCATCAACGATTTTACCGCCGTTTCCATGGCTGTGCCGGTGATGACTAACTCGGATTTACTCCAATTTGGCGGCGGGGAGCCTGTGCCAGATAAACCGATAGCGGTGTATGGTGCAGGCACGGGGTTAGGTGTCGCTCATCTGGTGCATGTCGCCAATCAATGGATTAGCCTGCCGGGTGAGGGTGGTCATGTTGATTTCGCGCCGAATAGCGATGAAGAAGACAAAATTCTCTCTGTTTTGCGCCAGTCGCTCGGGCATGTTTCCGCTGAACGCATACTCTCTGGGCAGGGGTTGGTGAACATTTACCGTGCCGTAGTGCTGTCTGATGACCGCACGCCGGAGGCGCTGGAGCCGAAAGATATTACCGAACGTGCTGTCAACAATACGGATGTGGACTGTCGCCGCGCGCTGTCGCTCTTCTGCGTCATCATGGGACGCTTCGGCGGCAATCTGGCGTTAAATTTAGGCACATTTGGTGGTGTGTATATTGCTGGCGGCATCGTTCCGCGCTTTCTTGAGTTCTTTAAAGCCTCCGGTTTTCGGGCGGCTTTTGAAGACAAAGGGCGGTTCAAAGGCTATATGCAGGATATCCCCGTGTACCTGATTACCCATGAGCAGCCGGGATTAATGGGGGCGGGGGCGTACCTGCGGCAGGTGTTGGGCAGCGCGCTATAA
- a CDS encoding pyridoxal phosphatase, whose protein sequence is MTYRVIALDLDGTLLNQQKKILPESLSALALARQQGIKVMIVTGRHHSAIHPFYQGLQLDTPAICCNGTYVYDYQQGQASHTNPLSVEQAKNVITLLEEFDIHGLMYADDDMYYQYPTGHVVRTLAWAANLPEQQRPRFAQVENLVRQTEASHAIWKFATTHADVPTLNHFAAEVEKQLGLACEWSWQDQVDIAQTGNSKGKLLQQWLGEQGISMKDVVAFGDNFNDISMLEGVGLGVAMGNSADEIKARADLVIGSNEEPSIADVIHTRILA, encoded by the coding sequence ATGACCTACCGAGTAATTGCACTTGATCTTGATGGTACGCTACTGAATCAACAGAAAAAAATCCTGCCCGAATCACTTAGCGCACTCGCGCTGGCCCGTCAGCAAGGCATCAAAGTGATGATCGTCACCGGACGTCACCACTCGGCAATCCACCCTTTTTATCAGGGGTTGCAGTTGGATACGCCTGCCATCTGCTGTAACGGCACCTACGTTTATGATTACCAGCAGGGCCAAGCGTCGCACACCAATCCGCTCTCTGTCGAACAGGCAAAAAACGTCATCACGCTGCTAGAGGAATTTGATATTCATGGGCTGATGTATGCCGATGACGACATGTATTACCAGTATCCTACCGGGCACGTAGTCCGCACGCTGGCATGGGCTGCTAACCTGCCGGAACAGCAGCGTCCTCGTTTCGCTCAGGTGGAAAATCTGGTGCGTCAGACCGAAGCGTCCCACGCCATCTGGAAATTCGCGACCACGCACGCCGATGTTCCCACGCTGAACCATTTCGCCGCAGAAGTGGAAAAGCAACTCGGACTGGCCTGCGAGTGGTCATGGCAGGATCAGGTTGATATCGCCCAAACTGGCAACAGCAAAGGCAAGTTGCTCCAGCAATGGCTTGGCGAACAGGGCATCAGCATGAAAGACGTCGTGGCATTCGGCGATAATTTTAACGATATCAGTATGCTGGAAGGCGTAGGATTGGGTGTCGCGATGGGCAACAGCGCCGATGAGATCAAGGCAAGAGCCGATTTGGTGATTGGCAGCAATGAAGAACCTAGCATCGCCGATGTCATCCACACCCGCATTCTGGCATAA
- the pgl gene encoding 6-phosphogluconolactonase → MQQVVYVASPESQQIHVWQLGAQGNLTLLQTVDVPGQVQPMVIAPNKRHLYVGVRPDFRVLSYRIDEQGKLMEAGVASLPGSPTHLSTDNDGRFLFSASYSGACVSVSPIGADGIVGEPIQQLDGLEGCHSTNIDPTNSVVWAPCLKEDRIRLYDLGAAGELSVHRQAEMTTVAGAGPRHMAFHPNQRFAYCVNELDSSVDVYQLDAASGELQKVQTLGAMPAGFSDTCWAADIHITPNGRFLYISDRTASLLSVFQVSEDGSTLTLTGHQPTETQPRGFNIDHTGEFLISAGQKSQHIEVYHIDQNTGDLQPLARYAVGQGPMWVSVLALD, encoded by the coding sequence ATGCAGCAAGTGGTTTATGTCGCCAGCCCAGAAAGCCAGCAGATTCATGTTTGGCAACTCGGTGCTCAGGGAAATCTGACATTATTGCAAACCGTTGACGTTCCAGGACAGGTTCAGCCGATGGTGATCGCACCGAACAAGCGTCACCTGTATGTTGGGGTTCGTCCTGATTTCAGGGTTCTGAGCTATCGTATTGATGAACAGGGTAAATTGATGGAAGCGGGTGTCGCATCTTTACCGGGCAGCCCGACGCACCTGTCGACCGATAACGACGGACGTTTCCTGTTCAGCGCGTCTTACAGCGGTGCCTGCGTTAGCGTTAGCCCGATTGGTGCTGATGGCATCGTCGGCGAGCCGATCCAGCAACTGGATGGACTGGAAGGGTGCCACTCTACCAATATCGATCCAACCAATTCTGTCGTGTGGGCACCGTGCCTGAAAGAAGACCGCATCCGCCTGTACGATCTGGGTGCGGCTGGCGAATTGAGCGTACACCGTCAGGCCGAAATGACGACGGTAGCGGGTGCGGGTCCACGCCATATGGCTTTCCACCCGAATCAACGTTTTGCCTATTGCGTGAATGAACTGGACAGCTCGGTGGATGTGTATCAGTTGGATGCCGCCAGCGGGGAATTGCAGAAAGTGCAAACGTTGGGCGCTATGCCAGCTGGCTTCAGCGACACGTGCTGGGCGGCAGATATTCACATTACGCCAAATGGCCGCTTCCTGTACATCAGCGATCGTACTGCCAGCCTGCTGAGTGTTTTCCAGGTGTCTGAAGACGGCAGCACGTTAACGCTGACCGGACATCAGCCAACCGAAACGCAGCCGCGCGGTTTCAATATTGATCACACAGGTGAGTTCCTGATTTCAGCAGGGCAGAAATCGCAGCACATTGAGGTGTATCACATCGACCAGAACACGGGCGATCTGCAACCGCTGGCGCGTTACGCCGTCGGTCAGGGGCCAATGTGGGTGTCGGTGCTGGCACTGGACTAA
- a CDS encoding LVIVD repeat-containing protein yields MASTPLPTPDYSRNMRLIGHSDQGGRPDGVQVMVHRGYAYIGHMVSQGVSIVDVRDAKNPKPAGFIAAPPGTWNIHLQTHDDLLLVVNARDLFADASFAEEKVYYTRSVADTVSTKQQGKSWSAGLRIFDISTPDRPREISFLPLDGIGIHRIWYVGGRWAYVSALLDGYSDYIFLTIDLADPQRPEVAGRYWLPGMHTAGGESASWPEGKRYALHHAIISGDTAYGSWRDGGLTLLDVSDRTNPQLISHRNWSPPFGGGTHTALPLPDRDLLIVLDEAVLDNQEDGEKLIWVFDIREPSNPVSIATFPQPKEADYVKKGAHFGPHNLHENRPGSFISSSLIFATYQNAGVRAYDISNPYQPKETGALVPAAPARMVDKRPGRPQIIQSCDVFVDADGIIYSTDYNAGLSIIEYRG; encoded by the coding sequence ATGGCATCGACTCCTCTGCCCACCCCCGATTACAGCCGTAATATGCGGCTGATTGGACACAGCGATCAGGGTGGCAGACCCGACGGCGTGCAAGTGATGGTTCATCGCGGCTACGCTTATATCGGGCATATGGTTTCACAAGGCGTGTCGATTGTGGATGTGCGCGATGCCAAGAATCCCAAGCCGGCGGGGTTTATTGCTGCCCCGCCCGGCACCTGGAATATCCACCTGCAAACGCACGATGACCTGCTGCTTGTCGTCAACGCGCGCGATTTGTTTGCCGACGCCAGCTTCGCCGAGGAAAAGGTCTATTACACCCGCTCCGTCGCCGACACGGTCAGTACCAAGCAGCAGGGTAAAAGCTGGAGCGCTGGATTACGGATTTTCGATATCTCAACGCCGGATAGACCGCGCGAAATCAGCTTCCTTCCGCTGGACGGCATTGGTATTCACCGCATCTGGTACGTGGGCGGGCGTTGGGCTTATGTCTCCGCGCTGCTCGATGGCTACAGCGACTACATCTTTCTGACTATCGATCTGGCCGATCCACAGCGCCCCGAAGTTGCTGGCCGCTACTGGCTACCCGGCATGCATACCGCCGGTGGGGAAAGCGCAAGCTGGCCGGAAGGCAAGCGTTACGCCCTGCACCATGCCATCATCAGCGGTGACACAGCCTACGGTAGCTGGCGCGATGGCGGATTGACGCTGCTGGACGTGAGCGATCGCACCAATCCACAGCTCATCAGCCACCGTAACTGGAGCCCACCGTTTGGCGGTGGCACACACACGGCGCTGCCGCTGCCGGATCGCGATCTGCTGATCGTGTTGGATGAAGCAGTATTGGATAATCAGGAAGATGGCGAGAAATTGATTTGGGTGTTCGATATTCGTGAGCCGAGTAATCCGGTGAGCATCGCCACCTTTCCGCAGCCGAAAGAGGCGGATTATGTGAAGAAAGGCGCACACTTTGGCCCACATAACCTGCATGAAAACCGGCCCGGCAGCTTCATCAGTTCGTCACTGATTTTCGCCACGTATCAAAACGCAGGGGTACGAGCTTACGACATCAGTAACCCGTATCAGCCTAAGGAAACCGGTGCGCTGGTGCCTGCTGCGCCAGCCCGAATGGTCGACAAACGTCCCGGCAGACCGCAGATTATTCAGTCTTGCGATGTGTTTGTTGATGCCGACGGCATCATCTACAGCACGGATTACAACGCGGGTTTATCGATCATCGAATACCGGGGTTAA
- a CDS encoding sugar ABC transporter substrate-binding protein produces MKKFTPALLALSLLTALPALANQNATIAPVPAAIANHDGPVRIAVIRNLGSDDNTTQFVSGVLEEGKKLGFKVSTFLSNGDDARFQDFVNQAISQKYDGIILSQGRDPYSTDLIKRIVDSGIAVSVFDTAVNGEIPGVTVTQQDDASLTNESLGQLVKDFNGKANIIKLWVAGFPPMERRQLAYQQILKANPGIKELESIGAVSSDVQGDTANKVGAVLAKYPKGKIDAIWGSWDAFSQGAYKALKENGRTEIKLYSIDISNQDLQLMREASSPWKVSVAVDPKLIGKVNLRLVANKIAGEPTPATYEFRAAAIPQALLASQPGAVNVAGLAKIIPGWGHTDDFIAPWFATLEAKQAK; encoded by the coding sequence ATGAAGAAATTTACGCCCGCCCTGCTTGCACTGAGCTTACTGACTGCATTACCGGCACTGGCTAATCAGAATGCCACCATTGCTCCCGTTCCGGCCGCTATCGCCAATCATGACGGTCCGGTTCGCATCGCGGTTATCCGCAACTTGGGTTCGGACGACAACACCACGCAGTTTGTTTCCGGCGTGCTTGAAGAAGGTAAAAAGCTGGGCTTTAAGGTCAGCACCTTTCTGAGCAACGGCGATGATGCCCGTTTTCAGGACTTTGTGAATCAGGCGATTAGCCAGAAATATGATGGCATCATCCTGTCGCAGGGCCGCGATCCCTACTCTACCGATTTGATTAAACGCATTGTCGACAGCGGCATTGCCGTTTCCGTATTTGATACCGCCGTGAACGGCGAAATTCCGGGCGTGACCGTCACCCAGCAGGATGACGCCTCCCTGACTAACGAATCACTCGGCCAACTGGTGAAGGATTTCAACGGTAAAGCCAATATCATCAAACTGTGGGTCGCTGGCTTCCCGCCAATGGAACGCCGTCAGCTCGCTTATCAACAAATCCTGAAAGCCAACCCCGGCATCAAGGAACTCGAGTCGATTGGTGCCGTGTCCTCTGACGTTCAGGGTGATACCGCTAATAAAGTCGGCGCGGTGCTGGCGAAATACCCGAAAGGCAAAATCGATGCGATCTGGGGATCGTGGGATGCCTTCAGTCAGGGCGCTTATAAAGCGTTGAAAGAAAACGGCCGGACCGAAATCAAACTGTACAGCATCGACATCTCCAATCAGGATTTACAACTGATGCGCGAAGCGAGCAGCCCGTGGAAAGTCAGCGTAGCTGTTGATCCTAAACTAATCGGTAAAGTGAACCTGCGTCTGGTTGCCAACAAGATTGCCGGTGAACCAACGCCTGCAACCTATGAGTTCCGCGCTGCCGCGATTCCACAGGCGCTGTTAGCCAGCCAGCCGGGTGCCGTCAACGTCGCCGGATTGGCGAAAATCATCCCAGGCTGGGGCCACACAGATGATTTTATCGCACCGTGGTTTGCTACACTGGAAGCCAAACAGGCGAAATAA
- the fdnI gene encoding formate dehydrogenase-N subunit gamma — protein sequence MSKPKMILRTKFIDRICHWIVVISFFLVALSGIALFFPTLQWLTQTFGTPQMGRILHPFFGVLIVICLIPMFFRFVGHNIPKKRDLPWFLNIIEVLKGNEHEVSEVGKYNPGQKMMFWSIMGLTLVLLITGIIMWRPYFAHLFPIDVVRYAILIHAVAAIVLIHAILIHMYMAFWVKGSIKGMIEGKVSKRWARKHHPRWAREMEEKETKK from the coding sequence ATGAGTAAACCAAAAATGATTTTGCGCACTAAGTTTATCGATCGCATCTGTCACTGGATTGTGGTGATTAGCTTTTTCCTGGTCGCGCTCTCAGGTATTGCTTTGTTCTTCCCGACCCTGCAATGGCTGACGCAGACGTTTGGTACGCCACAGATGGGACGTATTCTGCACCCATTTTTTGGCGTGCTGATTGTCATCTGCCTGATCCCGATGTTCTTCCGCTTTGTTGGCCATAACATTCCGAAGAAGCGCGATCTGCCGTGGTTCCTCAACATTATTGAAGTGTTGAAAGGCAATGAGCATGAAGTTTCTGAGGTAGGTAAATACAACCCAGGCCAGAAAATGATGTTCTGGAGCATCATGGGGCTGACGCTGGTACTGCTGATCACCGGGATAATCATGTGGCGTCCTTATTTTGCCCACCTGTTCCCGATTGATGTCGTGCGCTACGCCATTCTGATTCATGCCGTTGCAGCTATCGTCCTCATCCATGCCATCCTGATCCATATGTACATGGCGTTCTGGGTTAAAGGCTCGATCAAGGGCATGATTGAAGGCAAAGTCTCCAAGCGCTGGGCACGTAAACACCACCCACGCTGGGCGCGTGAAATGGAAGAGAAAGAAACGAAGAAATAA
- the fdxH gene encoding formate dehydrogenase subunit beta produces the protein MSMQSQDIIKRSATNGFTPPPHVRNDKSEVAKLIDVTTCIGCKGCQVACSEWNDIRDDVGHNLGVYDNPADLSAKSWTLMRFSEVEENDRLEWLIRKDGCMHCSDPGCLKACPSAGAVIQYANGIVDFQSEHCIGCGYCIAGCPFNIPRLNKEDNRVYKCTLCVDRVSVGQEPACVKTCPTGAIRFGTKEEMKHLAEERIADLKSRGYENAGLYDPQGVGGTHVMYVLHHADRPSLYNNLPNDPQISTPVNLWKGILKPLSALGFVATFAGLMFHYIGVGPNTEEMEHEHEGEDKEGGDKHE, from the coding sequence ATGTCAATGCAATCACAAGATATTATTAAACGTTCGGCCACTAACGGCTTTACACCGCCTCCGCATGTGCGTAACGACAAAAGCGAAGTGGCAAAACTGATCGATGTCACCACCTGTATCGGCTGTAAAGGCTGTCAGGTGGCCTGTTCAGAGTGGAACGACATTCGTGACGACGTCGGCCATAACCTCGGGGTTTATGATAACCCGGCGGATCTGAGCGCCAAATCCTGGACGCTGATGCGCTTTTCCGAAGTGGAAGAGAACGATCGTCTGGAATGGCTGATCCGTAAAGATGGCTGCATGCACTGTAGCGATCCGGGCTGTCTGAAAGCCTGTCCTTCCGCTGGTGCGGTTATTCAGTATGCCAACGGCATCGTCGATTTTCAGTCTGAACATTGTATCGGCTGCGGCTATTGCATCGCCGGCTGCCCGTTCAATATTCCACGACTGAATAAAGAAGATAACCGCGTCTATAAATGTACGCTGTGCGTCGACAGAGTCAGCGTTGGGCAAGAACCTGCCTGCGTGAAAACCTGTCCGACGGGTGCCATTCGTTTCGGTACGAAAGAAGAGATGAAGCATCTGGCAGAAGAACGCATCGCCGATCTGAAAAGCCGTGGTTATGAGAACGCAGGCCTCTACGATCCACAGGGCGTGGGCGGCACACACGTGATGTATGTTCTGCACCACGCAGACAGACCATCGCTCTATAACAATCTGCCGAATGACCCGCAGATTTCCACACCGGTCAATCTGTGGAAAGGCATTCTGAAGCCACTATCTGCGTTAGGGTTTGTCGCCACGTTCGCCGGGTTAATGTTCCACTACATCGGTGTGGGTCCAAACACAGAAGAAATGGAGCATGAACACGAGGGAGAAGACAAAGAAGGGGGAGACAAACATGAGTAA